AGCCCGGAGCAATGGTGGCTCTGGGTCTGGGGATCTTTTTTCCTCTTCGGGATCGTCATGATGTATCTTTCCCCCTATGTGATCGAGCCGCTCTTCAACAAGTATACTCCCCTTGACGATCCCGGTCTGGAAGAGAAAATCCGGGTGCTCATGGAACGGGTCGGGATACGGGTCAGCCGTATCTTCAAGATGGATGCCTCGAAGCGGAGCAGACATACCAACGCTTACTTCACCGGGATCGGGCGGGTCAAGCGGATTGTCCTCTTTGATACACTTCTGGAGAAGTTAACGGAACCGGAGATTATCGCCGTCCTGGCCCATGAGGCCGGTCACTGGAAGAAAAAGCACCTTTTAAAAGGGATTGTTCTCTCTCAGACACTGACCTTTGCCGGTGCCTATTTTGCATGGCGGTTTACCCGGACCGACCTGCTCACGAATCTCTTCGGGATTGAACCGACCTCCTTCTTCGCGAAGCTTGTGATTCTCGGGTTTTTCTACAGTATCGTCTCTTTCCCGCTCACCCCCTTGATGAGTATGCTGACCCGGCATTATGAGCGGGAGGCCGACGACTTTGCCTGTGAGACCAGCGGAGACCGGGAGAGCCTTGCCTCCTCTCTAATCAAGCTTGCCCGGGACAATCTTTCGAACCTTCATCCCCATCCATGGTATGCCGCCTTCTACTATTCCCATCCTCCCGTGGTGGAGCGGGTGCGAAAGATCCGGAAGACAAGCTCAAAGACGAAACGCAATTAACCACGGAATGCTCGGGGGAAAATGTGGAAAAATGGTTGCCATCATCATCGGGGAAGTTGATCCGCCTTGGCCGCAAGGATGAAATCACTCTCCGTGAGTCCGTCGATCTTGTGTGTCCGGATCACGAGTTTCACCCG
This sequence is a window from Deltaproteobacteria bacterium. Protein-coding genes within it:
- a CDS encoding M48 family metallopeptidase, whose protein sequence is MLMLLFFLYLLIIGIGYGLKWLNLKHLEAHGAEVPPEFEGRIDEELLRKTRDYTVENSRFGFIESSISHLVTLLFLFGGFLSLYNRLILRLSDSFILSGIFFFLLLTYASTLLSLPFDLYSTFRIEKKYGFNTQTLKLWVADQLKSLFLSTILLGIIVGVGLRLVSASPEQWWLWVWGSFFLFGIVMMYLSPYVIEPLFNKYTPLDDPGLEEKIRVLMERVGIRVSRIFKMDASKRSRHTNAYFTGIGRVKRIVLFDTLLEKLTEPEIIAVLAHEAGHWKKKHLLKGIVLSQTLTFAGAYFAWRFTRTDLLTNLFGIEPTSFFAKLVILGFFYSIVSFPLTPLMSMLTRHYEREADDFACETSGDRESLASSLIKLARDNLSNLHPHPWYAAFYYSHPPVVERVRKIRKTSSKTKRN